GCACAAGAATTCTAAATGCGTTGCAGTTGTGCGTTCTCATGTACAATGATGATCTGCTCCTATATGtagctattttgtaaatattttctgttaATAGTTCACTAAGGTTTATTGCAACATACTGGCCACCATCTTTTTTTACTGAGTGTTTACAGTGTATATACTGaagtttaaaggtccaatgcagccatttctaTCTCAATATTAAACCATTTTGGGATAACATGTACCTTACtgggattgttttcaattaaaaaacAGCTTCACAAAATGCAATTTCTCAAGGACTGTCTGGGAATGGTCTGAGTggagaggggaaaactgaaaatgtgCCGTTATTGGCGGGGGGTAACCTGGCACCCAGCATAACATGACCATGCCTGTACCTCCCACTTCATGTCACTATTCCCTCAACACTTTCCCTGGTTGGCACTTATTGCACAACTTTTTTTTAAGTCACTCAAAAAAATGGTGTAGGGTGGCATTTTACCCCTAGTTACCCTACAATTGACCAGTGTTAGGTTTAGCCTCACTATTCACTCAGTGAATTGCAGAGCATGTTTAACCATGACCCTGCTAAAAACTTGGTTTAAAAATGGTTCAGTCCACACATTTgtgagttgagaaataaataaagtaggAATGGAAAGCTGGGATCGCCCTCTTAACAAAGGCCATTAAAGCTGCTGTTTTCCTTGCGATTGCAAGAATAGTTGTGCATTGACTGCTTGTCAgaataaaatgtttatttaaccaggtaagctagttgagaacaagttctcatttacaactgcgacctgaccaagataaagcaaagcattgcgACAGAAACACagttacatggaataaacaagcgtagtgtcaataacacaatagggggGGAAAAGAAAgtctacagtgtgtgcaaatggcatgaggtaaggcaataaataggccatagtagcaaagtaattacaattttgcagattaacacgagtgctagatgagcagatgatggtgtgtaagtagtgatattggtgtgcaaaagagcagcaaaataaataaaaacaatattggGATGTGTGCTGCACCACGGCAACTTGAATGCACCTGGAGAGGAATATTTATCTTGTATAGAACACACAAGCCAACTAGGTAGATAAAATATTATACTACGAGGTTGTCTGTTTTTTCTATTAATTACTTGTTTTGTTTGCAGAGGAAAAGTAAATGGAGATCGTTCTAACACCTTCAAATTATGCCGACCAAAATATGTTTCCATGTTTTTTTTGGAGTGGTGGCAATTTTGCTGTGGCGCAGCACAACAGTTAAATGACTGCTGCGGAAACAAACTTACTTAGAAAATAAGGCCGAAGACTGCAGCTTGACTCACCTTTTGTCACATACAGATAGAAGAAGTCGCAATACAGGATTGTCTGAACAACACCGGCCACGATGGCGATCATGTCGAAGAATCCCTCGAAGTAGAAGCGCCAGATCCAGTTGATGAGGTAGAGAGCCCGGTACAGGCCCAGGAAGAACAGGTAGTGGGTGGTGATGGTCTCCGCCTCGCCCGTCTTACTGATCATGAAGAGCTGGGGTAAGATGGCCACAGACTCCAGGTAGATAGAGAACGTCCACAAGAtctagagggagaggagatagtGAGAGGTGAAGTGTGTGGCTGTGTAGACCCATTTCCCGGCTATGTCGTGAAAAGTTGCGTGCTCAGTTCCGAATCAGAAAGCGGTTTGTTTACATGAAAGTAAATACGATCACATCCGACTTATCGTCATGACATCGCAAATGTCAGAGCATTGATTACTTAGCAAGCCAGCGAGGCATGGTAAAATATCACAAATGGAGATAGAAGAACAATATACTTGTTGAGCATAGCTATAGTCAGTCTGTGTTTTCATGGTCATCACTCACTGCTAAGTTTGAAGGTTCCGACAGTGTATGCTAACTGCGACAGGGCGTTTTGTTGCGAGAATGCGCACGCATCACTCGAATGTGACGTTTGCTTTTAACCCCAAAAAATGCCTCTATATCGGTTGCTGTATAATGCAGTATCCATTCATCTTAATGAGAGACAAGAGGGTGTGTGTCCTTACCTCGAGGGGAGAGAAGTCGTGGTTGACAAGGAACGCCAGCCCTCCTACGGGGACGACCAGGAACTCCACTCTGAAGGTGTCGTGGTTACCATCATAGGTGGCCTTGAACTTAGCGTAGATCAGGTACACGGTGGCGTACGCACAGCCAATGTAGATTACCTTAAACGATACAATACACCAATCACTAACTTGATCCCTTTCACTGTTATTTGGAAGATGTGTGTATACATCCAATTAGGTTAAGCACACGGCAACCTCAGAAACCGATTAGAAAAGTAAGTAAATTAGCTGCTTGTGTTTTCAACATACTAGTGGTTTCCATAATTAGAGGTACACACTCTTGATGCACCCACTCATACACCAATGAACCTTGGGTATACAAGGGTGTGTCAACTTAACAGTACTTCAATATTGACTCGTGAGTAGATCTCACTACTATAGAGAATGGGCAGGGTGTGTTGCTTGAAAAAAGATCTAAGAGGATTAGCCTGTCACCCTCACAAGGTCCAATGTTTGTGTTTGTCTCACCTTCATGGTAGTGTTGTAGAGGGAGATGAAGGAGGTGAGCAGGTCCAGGTAGCGACTGGTGAACACCAAGGCGAACAAGATCTGACTCTTCCCAGAGATACCTgtcaagagagacaaaacaccaACCAAGTGTATGAGATGTCagatgtctgtctctcttctaaACTCACAACAGCCCACCATGAGTACATCTCAAAAGCCTTAAGTGGCTTCTTCTCATTCGGTCTCATTAACTTAATCTGAATTGTGAAAGAATTGAGATGTTAACCTTGCATCCTTCCTTAGAGTAACCACTGATCTCACTGGACAGGGTTGGTTTGATGCTATGAAGTTAAATCCTTGTTTTCACCTATCCAGTCAGGTCAGATCAGTGTTAATTCTCAGGGAGGCAGAAAGGAAAGAAGTGTTTTTGAACAAGGACTTTGGTGGCCCCTTGGTAGAAATCGAACCCCGGAAAGCTAATTTTGTCCCATTTCACTGGCTAACCCAGTTAGGACCTGCAGACTCAACTACAATGTTTTGTGTTCCATCTTACACTTGTCAATGTCATCAACTTGAAGGTACTGCTATGGCAATTCCTGACATTACAGGCATTATGGCTGTGACTTATTCCACAAGCAGCAACATCAAATTAATATAAGGTGACCTTTGTTTGTGATGCTTGCGTACATTAATTTCTGATTCTAACTACAGGAATGAAAACATGACAGATCAAATCCACTTAGCATCTTTGATGAGGTAAAAGCTAGTCGGACTCCATACAGGTGAATTGCAAACACACAACCAACTGAGTGTCTGATAAGAAGTAGGCTTAGTACAGCATTATCACATACAAAAGCTTAGACCACCTGATGTACAATCCTGGGCTTGCCATGGCAAAACACCTACTATTTCAGACTGTGCTGAAAGAAGATCCATCCCTCAACCTTCCTATGCCTGAACAATACACAAAGATATTGTATGGCTATGGTCAGTGGCTACAATCTCAGTTATGTTTTGAGAGCTTCTTTCCTCTCtagcatggccaggtagagacAACTGTGATAAAAATCCAAAGCATTTGATAAAAATCCAAAGAATTTTAAACAGAGACATAGATAGACTTACAGCTGCTCCGCCTCAGAAGGCCAACCTGCAAACACTGGCAAGTGGTAGCACCCTCTTGTAGTCAAGAAGCTCAAAATACATGAATAACATTGCTAGATAAGAGTATATTAAAAACTGAATTAAACTTCGGTGCTTGCAGTGATGAGATTATGTTTCTAATGACAGGCCCAGTACCTGAGCACAAACTGATTTTTGCCTGGCTGGAATGTGTCAAATCCAATCTCTTGTGTGAGAAGCTACCTGCCTACTGAAGTTGTTGATCGTGACAGGTATCAGTGCCTCCTTTGACAAGTCAGATCATCTTAAACCTAACCTTCAACCCCAAACCTgtttcaaatccaattgtatttttcacatggttaataaacaacaggtgtagactaacagttaaatgcttacttacaggtctaTTTCCAAAAATGCAGTTAAAGATTTAATAAATGTAAGTaatgacacaaggaataaatacacagtgaataacaaataaaacatggctatatatagggagtagaaaatatcatggctatatacagggagtaccagtaccgagttcaTGTGCAGGGAGGGGTACGAGTTAATTGAGGTacctatgtactgtatatataagtaggggtaaagtgactaggcaacaggctAGATAAAACaccagcagcagcatatgtggtgAGTGTGATAGTGTGTTTGTACgcatgtgtgttggggtgtcagtgtaagtatgtctgggtgtgtgggtagagtcagtgcaaaaaaaggtcaatgcaggtagtccaggtagccatttgattagcagtcttgtttagaagTCTTGTGGCCTTACACAACAGACTGCAACAAGCCTTGTAATTCCCAGGGGACATTGGAAATGGACTACTTTAATTCTGTATAAGTTAAAGTAACAAAGTCCTGTATCAGCTGTGCATTTGACagcaattatatattttttaaccataTTATCCGCGTTAAGTGACAGCGCTACCACGTCAAAGGACAGACCAGGGTAGCGACGCTGGGGGGGGATTAGCGGACTAAGATCAAAGGTTTCTGTACTACAACAGGGATGATGAGGCAtgacataccacacacactgaaaagcgTTTAGTGGGCCCTGTAAACTGACGTGCGCAGATGTTGACCTGATATCGCTAGCTAATAAATGAGTGGGGTACTCAACACAAGTCAACTAACGTTACTTAGCAACGGACATTGCATGCATTTCATTTGGGTGTATTTGATTTGCTGGACTTTGTCCTTTCCTAACACTGTCCTGTTTACTAGGCCGTGCTAGCATCAATGCTAACAATCTGATTTGATGAAGCCTCAAACTAACGTTAGTTGCCTAGTAGCAGTTAGCTTGTCAACAAAAATCCACTACAAAGAAACGTTGCTAGTTTAATAGCTAGGTACATTGCATTGGAATTGAGATGGTAATTGGAGATGTATGCAGCTTGCAAATAGTCCAAATGGGAATCTTACTCACCAGCACAGGACCTAGTTTTCCATATTTTTAGCAGCAGGATGATGATGGCTGCTAAATGTGAGAGATCACCAGTGAGTCTGAAAATGTTCATGATTCTGCTGGGTGCTGCAGGCGGCTGTGCCTTCGCTAGAACGAACCTATGCGGGTCAAATCAAATACGACCTTCAAGCCTCCGTTACTTGCAGGTTTAAAACCTTACAATAGGGTCTGTCAGGCACCTAAATCGACGTTTTCCACGGTCTGGATGGGAAAATGGCGAGTAATGCGCGACGTGGCCCGGAGACGTGGCCAAGGATAGTCGCGCCCAATGCAAGCCGGGAAAAAATCTACGTTCGCCTAATGAGAGGTTGGACACGCCCGTgatcaaatattttatattttcaaCTACTATATTTATAAAAACTAACCCACAGACTAATTTGAGAATTTGTCAGTGGAATAAACAACAACTTTGCAGAAGATAATCATATGAAAGTGAAATAATCACCAGTCAGTCAAATGCACATTGTACATGACACACATCAAATATCCTAATCTGATACTACATTTACACGTCATCTCAAACGTCTATTGCGCTTTCTAAAAGATACAAAAGTTTACTATTGAATATGAAGATCAAGAATGACATGTCGCAGAAAAAATAAATTTATTTGTTGTTGAGGGGATATTATTTTTGAAGTAAAATACACAGTGAGTGGCACATTATTTAACGTTAACGAGTTTTGCTGCCCATAATACTTCAGTTTGGAGGTATTCACTGATAAGGTCTCGTATTGCTATCAATAATCAATCCAGATACCAGTGTCATTGTAACAGAACGATACTGCCCAGTTGAaaatacaacaggtagaaagTGTTTGACTGAATCAATGGAGATCCAACTATTTATATGTACAGTTTCCCAATGTGTTATTGCTGGAGATATTAAGTATCAACCCAGAATAAGACAATACATTTAAAGCAATATACTTCAACAAAGAACAGACAATTTGCACAGTGatatggaaaattactgaggataatagcagatgatattgcaactcctatttgccatatcttcaatgtaagcctactagaaagtgtgtgccctcaggcttggagggaagcaaaagttatCCTTCTACCTGAGAGTAGTAATGCCCCTTTACTGGCTCGaacagccaaccaatcagcctgttaccaactctTACTAAACTTttgggatttttgttgttgttgaccagATACACTGctactttcagcatgcttatagggaaggacatacAACAAGCACAGTGCTTACATAATtggctgatgattggctgagagaaattgatgacaaaaagattgtgggggctgtttagttagacttcagtgcagcttttgacattatcgatcatagtctgctacTATAACAAATGTATGTTTTAGGGTTTTACAccacctgctatattgtggataaagagttacctgtctaacataacaaagaggttgttctttaatggaagcctctccaacataatccaggtagaatcaggaattccccagggcagctgtctaggccccttcttttttcaatctttactaacgacatgccactggctttgagtaaagccagtgtgtctatgtatgaggatgactcaacactatacaagtcagctacttcattgactgaaatgactgcaacacataaaaaagagctgcagttagtttcagaatgagTGGCAGGGAATAAATTAGTCCTCAATATTTCATaaacttaaagcattgtatttgggacgaATCATttactaaacctcaactacatcttgtaatgaataatgtggaaattgagcaagttgaggtgactaaactgcttggagtaatcctggattgtaaactgtcatcgTCAAAACGTATTGCTACAACAGTAGTTAAGATGGGTAGaaatctgtccataataaagcattgCTCTGCCTTAAtggcactatcaacaaggcaggtcctacaagcCCTTGTTTTGtggtcgtgtggtcaggtgccacataGAGggaattgcaattggctcagaacagggcagcacggctggcccttggatgtacacagagagctaatgttaataatatgcatgtcaatctctcctggatCAAAGAGGAGAAATTGACTTCATCGCTACTTGTATTTCTGAGCggttattgacatgttgaatgcaccgagctgtctgtttgaactactggcactcGGACAccaatgcataccccacaagacatgccgacagaagtctcttcacagtccccaggtccagaacagactatggaaggcacacagtactacatagagccaagactacatggaactctattacaCATCAAGTAACAAATTGCAaccagtaaaattagatttaaaaaactgataaaaatacaccttatggtaAATTGGGGACTGTGACAGACAGtccccaatacatacacacatatcttCTCTCAAATCCTGGCTTATTATGAGATTCTAACCTTCGTAACGCTCCTcactcccagtctctccctctcattctcctcaaattccttctgctctctctctatcctgctcacttcctgcccccccccccccctcgtaaTACTCCCAAACCATCAAGGTCACCTTAGGCCTCCGCATAGGGCGGGGGAGCCCTTCTCCATCTGCCTTTTCTACTATCTGTCTGCCGCTCTTTCTTATAACCGTCAGTATCAAATATAGGTTGTTTTCAAATATTgactaaatgtctcactgtcaCCCTGTCTGCACTCATGGATTTCTTTTGAAAAATCAACATGTCTATGGTAGTAATCTCTAAGGTTATTACATAGTTTGATTAAGGTTATCTCGATGCTCTCAATGATCATGGATCACCACAGATGTCATATGTCCCTGTCCTGTTGGCTCAGAATATGTCCTAAATACTTAACATAATTAACTtaattgggatagggggcagcattttcacttttggacgAATAGCgttcccagagtgaactgcctcctactcagtcccagatgctaatatatgcatattattagtagtattggataaaaaaacactctgaagtttctaaaactgtttgaataatgactgtgagtataacagaactcatatgccaggtgaaaacctgagaaaaatccaaccagaaagtgggacatctgaggtttgtagtttatcaaagcttggcctaccgagatatggataaagttgcacttcctacggcttccactagatgtcaaccgtctttagaaacttgaatgaggattctactataaaggagaaTCCtttgagacctctttgagtcagtggtctggcagagtgcctggGTCTCATGActcgcgctcccgacagagttacctctcgctccagtgcttttctgaagacaaaggaattctccggttggaacattattgaggTTTTatgttaacctgtctaggactggggttccgctctgcaacagccagtgaaagtgcagggcgccaaattcaaaacaacaaaaatctcataattaaaattcctcaagcatacaagtattttacaccattttaaagataaaagtcTCATTAatcaaaaaggatttacagcgaaagcaccacaaacgattatgttaagtCACCACCAagacacagaaaaacacagccattttttccagccaaagagaggagacacaaaaagcagaaattgagatcaaatgaatcactaacctttgatgagtAATTCTTACTATATTAGACAAATTAAAGAAAAAACATCAAACATTTTCTGCATGTTGTAtcccaggttcccagaacattccctTATCTAAAGAATTTATGtgtttaattaaaactcagaaaataAAACTTCTAAAATTCCCCTTTAAGATATCTTGTCTCTACGAAAAATGGAAATCACCTCAAACCCAAAGGCAACCCCCAGGttctaaacaaacaaaacatttccaGGCCTTTTCAATTTGGTAGAAATATGCCTCTATCTCACACGCTCCCTTCAAGATTCCTGCCCCCAGAAAACATTTCCAAAGAGAGACATTGAAGCACTCCTTTTCCCAGAAA
The sequence above is a segment of the Oncorhynchus kisutch isolate 150728-3 linkage group LG25, Okis_V2, whole genome shotgun sequence genome. Coding sequences within it:
- the LOC109870368 gene encoding ER lumen protein-retaining receptor 2 gives rise to the protein MNIFRLTGDLSHLAAIIILLLKIWKTRSCAGISGKSQILFALVFTSRYLDLLTSFISLYNTTMKVIYIGCAYATVYLIYAKFKATYDGNHDTFRVEFLVVPVGGLAFLVNHDFSPLEILWTFSIYLESVAILPQLFMISKTGEAETITTHYLFFLGLYRALYLINWIWRFYFEGFFDMIAIVAGVVQTILYCDFFYLYVTKVLKGKKLSLPA